A genomic region of Mus musculus strain C57BL/6J chromosome 7, GRCm38.p6 C57BL/6J contains the following coding sequences:
- the Zfp976 gene encoding zinc finger protein-like isoform X1: MSFKTRWPITASSLTCQSEVEAGASRCYAAGSKLYLRSVVWFVCPALCATAGCCEGNSDELRPRDMDALTFDDVHIHFTREEWSLLDPSQKRLYQDVMLENYRNLTTIGYNWKDHNIEEHSQNDRRYGRHERSPSAEKPYEYTQWNKAFKYHSHLQKLERNQTRDRHSEVFQHSKVHACQSTLQINKRTNTAQKPYKCNECDKAFLKLKYLRAHERTHSGKKPYECSQCGKAFLHPCYLRIHERTHTGEKPYQCNQCAKAFTLRSQLQSHKVVHTGVRPYICKQCNKAYPQQSYLRKHERTHTGGKPYICNLCDKAYSHQSNLRIHEITHTGEKPYICNLCDKAYSHQSNLRIHERTHTGEKPYICNLCDKAYSHQKYLQIHEKTHTGEKPYKCNQCDKGFAQLRYLRAHERTHTQEKTYKCNQCGKAFAQLTYLRVHERRHSGEKPYKCNECDKAFLQLKYLRLHERRHSGEKPYECNQCGKAFLHPSYLRMHERTHTGEKPYQCNECDKAFLHPSYLRMHERRHSGEKPYECNQCGKAFLQSHYLRMHERTHTGEKPYECNQCGKAFLHLSYLRMHERRHSGEKPYECNQCGKAFLYPSYLRMHERTHSGEKPYECNQCGKAFLHSSYLQMHERTHSGEKPYECNQCGKAFLQPHYLRKHEKTHTREKPYK, from the exons GATGCATTGACCTTTGATGATGTGCATATACACTTCACTCGGGAGGAGTGGTCCTTGCTGGAtccatctcagaagagactttaccAAGATGTCATGCTGGAGAACTACAGGAATCTCACCACTATAG GGTACAATTGGAAAGATCATAACATTGAAGAACATTCTCAAAATGATAGAAGATATGGAAG GCACGAAAGAAGTCCTTctgcagagaaaccctatgaatatacacaatggaataaagcCTTCAAATATCACAGTCATCTTCAAAAGCTTGAAAGAAACCAAACTAGAGACAGACACTCTGAAGTCTTTCAACATAGTAAAGTGCATGCATGTCAAAGTActctccaaataaataaaagaacaaatactgcacagaaaccctacaaatgtaatgaatgtgataaagccttctTAAAGCTCAAGTATCTTCGagcacatgaaagaacacattctgggaagaaaccctatgaatgtagtcaatgtggtaaagcctttttgCATCCCTGCTATCTTCGAattcatgaaagaacacatactggagagaaaccttaccaaTGTAATCAATGTGCTAAAGCCTTTACTCTAAGGAGTCAGCTTCAAAGCCATAAAGTAGTACATACTGGAGTGAGACCCTACATATGTAAGCAGTGTAATAAAGCCTATCCACAGCAGAGTTATCTCCgaaaacatgaaagaacacatactggagggAAACCTTATATATGTAATCTGTGTGATAAAGCCTATTCACACCAGAGTAATCTCCGAATACATGAaataacacatactggagagaaaccttatataTGTAATCTGTGTGATAAAGCCTATTCACACCAGAGTAATCTCCgaatacatgaaagaacacatactggagagaaaccttatataTGTAATCTGTGTGATAAAGCCTATTCACACCAGAAATATCTccaaatacatgaaaaaacacatactggtgagaaaccctataaatgtaatcagtgtgataaAGGCTTTGCACAGCTCAGGTACCTTCGagcacatgaaagaacacatactcaagagaaaacctacaaatgtaatcaatgtggtaaagcctttgcacagcTCACCTATCTTCGAGTACATGAAAGAAgacatagtggagagaaaccctacaaatgtaatgaatgtgataaagcctttttaCAGCTCAAGTATCTTCGATTACATGAAAGAAgacatagtggagagaaaccctatgaatgtaatcaatgtggtaaagcctttttacATCCCAGCTATCTTCGAatgcatgaaagaacacatactggagagaaaccttaccaatgtaatgaatgtgataaagccttctTACATCCCAGCTATCTTAGAATGCATGAAAGAAgacatagtggagagaaaccctatgaatgtaatcaatgtggtaaagcctttttgCAATCCCACTATCTTCGAatgcatgaaagaacacatactggagagaaaccctatgaatgtaatcaatgtggtaaagcctttttacATCTCAGCTATCTTCGAATGCATGAAAGAAgacatagtggagagaaaccctatgaatgtaatcaatgtggtaaagcgtTTTTATATCCCAGCTATCTTCGAatgcatgaaagaacacatagtggagagaaaccctatgaatgtaatcaatgtggtaaagcctttttacATTCCAGCTATCTTCAAatgcatgaaagaacacatagtggagagaaaccctatgaatgtaatcaatgtg gtaaagcctttttgCAACCCCACTATCTTCGAAAACATGAAAAAACACATActagagagaaaccttacaaatga
- the Zfp976 gene encoding zinc finger protein-like: protein MDALTFDDVHIHFTREEWSLLDPSQKRLYQDVMLENYRNLTTIGYNWKDHNIEEHSQNDRRYGRHERSPSAEKPYEYTQWNKAFKYHSHLQKLERNQTRDRHSEVFQHSKVHACQSTLQINKRTNTAQKPYKCNECDKAFLKLKYLRAHERTHSGKKPYECSQCGKAFLHPCYLRIHERTHTGEKPYQCNQCAKAFTLRSQLQSHKVVHTGVRPYICKQCNKAYPQQSYLRKHERTHTGGKPYICNLCDKAYSHQSNLRIHEITHTGEKPYICNLCDKAYSHQSNLRIHERTHTGEKPYICNLCDKAYSHQKYLQIHEKTHTGEKPYKCNQCDKGFAQLRYLRAHERTHTQEKTYKCNQCGKAFAQLTYLRVHERRHSGEKPYKCNECDKAFLQLKYLRLHERRHSGEKPYECNQCGKAFLHPSYLRMHERTHTGEKPYQCNECDKAFLHPSYLRMHERRHSGEKPYECNQCGKAFLQSHYLRMHERTHTGEKPYECNQCGKAFLHLSYLRMHERRHSGEKPYECNQCGKAFLYPSYLRMHERTHSGEKPYECNQCGKAFLHSSYLQMHERTHSGEKPYECNQCGKAFSHSSYLQMHERTHTGEKPYECNQCGKAFLQPHYLRKHEKTHTREKPYK, encoded by the exons GATGCATTGACCTTTGATGATGTGCATATACACTTCACTCGGGAGGAGTGGTCCTTGCTGGAtccatctcagaagagactttaccAAGATGTCATGCTGGAGAACTACAGGAATCTCACCACTATAG GGTACAATTGGAAAGATCATAACATTGAAGAACATTCTCAAAATGATAGAAGATATGGAAG GCACGAAAGAAGTCCTTctgcagagaaaccctatgaatatacacaatggaataaagcCTTCAAATATCACAGTCATCTTCAAAAGCTTGAAAGAAACCAAACTAGAGACAGACACTCTGAAGTCTTTCAACATAGTAAAGTGCATGCATGTCAAAGTActctccaaataaataaaagaacaaatactgcacagaaaccctacaaatgtaatgaatgtgataaagccttctTAAAGCTCAAGTATCTTCGagcacatgaaagaacacattctgggaagaaaccctatgaatgtagtcaatgtggtaaagcctttttgCATCCCTGCTATCTTCGAattcatgaaagaacacatactggagagaaaccttaccaaTGTAATCAATGTGCTAAAGCCTTTACTCTAAGGAGTCAGCTTCAAAGCCATAAAGTAGTACATACTGGAGTGAGACCCTACATATGTAAGCAGTGTAATAAAGCCTATCCACAGCAGAGTTATCTCCgaaaacatgaaagaacacatactggagggAAACCTTATATATGTAATCTGTGTGATAAAGCCTATTCACACCAGAGTAATCTCCGAATACATGAaataacacatactggagagaaaccttatataTGTAATCTGTGTGATAAAGCCTATTCACACCAGAGTAATCTCCgaatacatgaaagaacacatactggagagaaaccttatataTGTAATCTGTGTGATAAAGCCTATTCACACCAGAAATATCTccaaatacatgaaaaaacacatactggtgagaaaccctataaatgtaatcagtgtgataaAGGCTTTGCACAGCTCAGGTACCTTCGagcacatgaaagaacacatactcaagagaaaacctacaaatgtaatcaatgtggtaaagcctttgcacagcTCACCTATCTTCGAGTACATGAAAGAAgacatagtggagagaaaccctacaaatgtaatgaatgtgataaagcctttttaCAGCTCAAGTATCTTCGATTACATGAAAGAAgacatagtggagagaaaccctatgaatgtaatcaatgtggtaaagcctttttacATCCCAGCTATCTTCGAatgcatgaaagaacacatactggagagaaaccttaccaatgtaatgaatgtgataaagccttctTACATCCCAGCTATCTTAGAATGCATGAAAGAAgacatagtggagagaaaccctatgaatgtaatcaatgtggtaaagcctttttgCAATCCCACTATCTTCGAatgcatgaaagaacacatactggagagaaaccctatgaatgtaatcaatgtggtaaagcctttttacATCTCAGCTATCTTCGAATGCATGAAAGAAgacatagtggagagaaaccctatgaatgtaatcaatgtggtaaagcgtTTTTATATCCCAGCTATCTTCGAatgcatgaaagaacacatagtggagagaaaccctatgaatgtaatcaatgtggtaaagcctttttacATTCCAGCTATCTTCAAatgcatgaaagaacacatagtggagagaaaccctatgaatgtaatcaatgtggtaaagccttttcacattCCAGCTATCTTCAAatgcatgaaagaacacatactggagagaaaccctatgaatgtaatcaatgtggtaaagcctttttgCAACCCCACTATCTTCGAAAACATGAAAAAACACATActagagagaaaccttacaaatga